One region of Syntrophobacter fumaroxidans MPOB genomic DNA includes:
- a CDS encoding MG2 domain-containing protein, giving the protein MKIERLVFLFAVLGLLLPVVAAPPAHAGSPFYLTVDRSFSHNEKPQLRIDYTDPSKPMLLRVLRPKDLDRFLDGQFNVSRSYERPVSQLNPGHYFVKGLNQAESPLKTWRGMLSAEFRKNFKDTAFNKALLDTTPGDLAAPPHQVVHGPPTGLGVVREYYVDLEHAGTDAKDIGWWFADSGWQERSYKVRTIALDPLPDGVYLIQAVSGTAEGQCLMQVSSLAAQVKQSTEQLVVRVIDREQQPVRGAAVSYRDGRGKWIDVGRKTDGAGEVFFSNPAGNLDGKLLVRAQTGDGRQALTDTDFLPAVSNDDSVFIVTDRPIFKPGETFFYKGMVRALANGELKTPDFAGKQARITLVRSDGKDTGLQAAVPVTDFASFSGSFGLDEAQTPGLYRLIAELEGKPYGGEFRVRDYVKPVFYMELIERSPTVVPGEPFAVKFRTRRYSGGVPRDVKYEVYLYQKKFEAPQWVAEAGGGLGTGTDYFGQVRSASALTEPRRIYSSVEERLADAAREYGMNTWDSAPLIDESGETSFSFTVPKTDSAAQGEWIYTVMVRALDRAGSQAILTENIYMTVSEAQPSIRFSKTIAQVGEKGLTVSVRSTYPDGKPAPNAGGVLDIGIERGGDPAAGFVKLPFTTDARGNRDIELPELTGRGRLRAVATLETLDGKPMKHPAASQPVAMVVGGAQGEAVLDNRELELYTAGTILSPGEKAKVFALLPGDWGRNGKGTVWETISGRKIYGVNSRECQGRSWWFEVEARPEYGTGFYHTVTVPVSGGKYREQTLGFRIIPRAKRLTVDIRPEREEWEPLKPFRIDLEVKDAEGRPSPDTELTVTIVDRAVYAVQSELRPGVFDFFYPLPRLNLATFYSDELQGYGYADLLKKPNFSLGALKSRSKLPKKAMRDTAGWFPHVVTDGMGRASITVDLPANVTEWLVTAIAADKTGRVGEATGRFRTVTDILREVIAPQFLRLGEEALVHLKTVNQADRTVSLKTRIELDGGVSLKQGRQEEEFTIEKQGERLSPLVLEAAGGQGTATLRVASEAREDIHVGGAEEFDIPLRPASTRLVFPGVADKDRLIARLPKAGKVGEVKVQVVSGLLGAALNAAAVLVAYPYGCTEQLVHSTVPNLVLMDLVRRAGLTREDLGPLADVLSRAESNAVFGIRKLIRNQKTDGGFGLWPADPEPSIGVTVTALYALKFAGDLKVEGAQGAYFKALDWLRNARRAPEYRRQGGTVVGYELARLAELRFYDSQFEEQIAYVENLLGDKTVPVPDLVNGLALFAGYRKNSWYRFNERFKDSGAMEELIEKLKKALEAFDPDVYLKAAGEDWEAIDSLGFGFGVPSIVSAAMGVMEELDALPQELEAKLTRILLARMKNGYWTSTFDTAQVIFNTRKILEKQARAVAEEAKTGRPALVVRKADGQVLGELARIPAGFVGTFADPGTPEQVSELRLEGLGPTDSAYSATAVDVPYEATAPGSTGLSVERTFRRITPGGSEPLDLSRPLRKGDTVVSEIRVRRNPVEEVTYIPSRFLVIEDSVPSLARPVDDDRVALADAGIRLENETYWGLVMDTQRHPDRTVRIAKVLPRGEITIYQVWQAAFGGTAAVPPAVAFDMYDESVRGNTGAGRIRVE; this is encoded by the coding sequence ATGAAGATCGAACGACTTGTTTTCCTCTTCGCCGTCCTCGGATTGCTGCTCCCCGTCGTTGCCGCGCCGCCGGCCCATGCGGGCAGCCCGTTTTACCTCACCGTCGACCGCAGCTTCTCCCACAACGAAAAACCGCAGCTCAGGATCGACTACACCGACCCGTCGAAACCCATGCTGCTGCGCGTGCTCCGTCCAAAGGATCTCGACCGGTTCCTGGATGGCCAGTTCAACGTCAGCCGGAGCTACGAACGCCCGGTGTCGCAACTGAACCCGGGACACTACTTCGTGAAGGGGCTCAACCAGGCCGAATCGCCTCTCAAGACGTGGAGAGGCATGCTGAGCGCCGAATTCCGAAAGAACTTCAAGGACACGGCGTTCAACAAGGCCCTGCTCGACACCACGCCGGGGGACCTCGCCGCGCCGCCGCACCAGGTCGTCCACGGCCCGCCCACGGGTCTCGGCGTGGTCCGTGAGTACTACGTGGACCTCGAACACGCCGGAACGGACGCCAAGGACATCGGCTGGTGGTTTGCGGACAGCGGATGGCAGGAACGCAGCTACAAGGTTCGAACCATCGCGCTGGACCCGCTGCCCGACGGGGTGTACCTCATCCAGGCGGTGTCGGGAACCGCTGAAGGCCAGTGCCTCATGCAGGTGAGCAGCCTGGCCGCGCAGGTGAAGCAGTCCACGGAGCAGCTGGTGGTGCGGGTGATCGACCGCGAGCAGCAGCCGGTCCGGGGCGCGGCGGTGAGCTACCGGGACGGCCGGGGCAAGTGGATCGACGTCGGCCGCAAGACCGACGGGGCCGGGGAAGTCTTTTTTTCCAACCCCGCGGGAAACCTCGACGGGAAGCTCCTCGTCAGGGCGCAAACCGGGGACGGGCGCCAGGCCCTGACCGATACAGATTTTCTGCCGGCCGTCTCCAACGACGATTCGGTCTTCATCGTCACCGACCGCCCGATTTTCAAACCCGGGGAGACCTTTTTCTACAAGGGCATGGTACGGGCGCTCGCGAACGGGGAGCTCAAGACCCCCGATTTCGCCGGGAAACAGGCCCGGATCACCCTGGTCCGGTCCGACGGCAAGGACACGGGGTTGCAGGCCGCCGTTCCGGTGACCGACTTCGCCTCGTTCAGCGGCAGCTTCGGCCTTGATGAAGCCCAGACCCCGGGGCTCTACCGCCTCATCGCCGAGCTGGAAGGCAAACCCTACGGAGGTGAATTCCGGGTCCGCGACTACGTGAAACCCGTCTTCTACATGGAACTGATCGAGCGCAGCCCCACCGTCGTGCCCGGCGAGCCCTTCGCCGTGAAATTCCGCACCCGGCGCTACAGCGGAGGCGTGCCCAGGGACGTGAAATACGAGGTGTATCTCTACCAGAAGAAATTCGAAGCCCCGCAGTGGGTGGCCGAAGCCGGCGGGGGTCTCGGAACCGGCACGGATTATTTCGGCCAGGTCCGGTCCGCCTCGGCCCTTACGGAACCCCGGCGCATTTACAGCTCCGTTGAGGAACGGCTTGCCGACGCGGCCCGCGAATACGGCATGAACACCTGGGATTCCGCGCCCCTGATCGATGAATCCGGCGAGACCTCCTTCTCGTTCACGGTGCCCAAAACCGATTCCGCGGCCCAGGGCGAATGGATCTACACGGTCATGGTGCGCGCGCTGGATCGCGCCGGCTCCCAGGCGATTCTCACGGAAAACATCTACATGACCGTCTCGGAAGCCCAGCCGTCGATCCGGTTTTCAAAAACCATCGCGCAGGTGGGAGAAAAAGGGCTCACGGTTTCCGTGCGATCCACCTACCCGGACGGCAAGCCCGCCCCCAACGCGGGCGGCGTCCTCGATATCGGGATCGAGCGCGGAGGGGATCCGGCGGCCGGGTTCGTCAAGCTGCCCTTCACCACCGACGCGCGGGGAAACCGCGACATCGAGCTGCCCGAGCTCACCGGCCGCGGCAGGCTGCGCGCCGTCGCCACCCTGGAGACGCTCGACGGCAAGCCCATGAAGCACCCGGCCGCCTCGCAGCCGGTGGCGATGGTCGTCGGCGGAGCGCAGGGGGAAGCCGTTCTCGACAACCGGGAGCTCGAGCTCTACACCGCCGGGACCATCCTCAGCCCGGGCGAGAAGGCGAAGGTCTTCGCGCTCCTTCCCGGCGACTGGGGCAGGAACGGGAAAGGCACCGTCTGGGAGACCATTTCCGGGCGCAAAATCTACGGGGTCAATTCGAGGGAGTGCCAGGGCCGAAGCTGGTGGTTCGAAGTGGAAGCCCGGCCCGAATACGGCACCGGATTTTACCACACGGTCACCGTGCCGGTGAGCGGCGGCAAATACCGGGAGCAGACCCTGGGATTTCGCATCATCCCCCGGGCCAAGCGTCTCACGGTGGATATCCGTCCCGAGCGCGAGGAATGGGAGCCTCTGAAGCCCTTCCGCATCGATCTCGAAGTGAAGGACGCCGAAGGCAGACCTTCTCCCGACACGGAATTGACCGTGACCATCGTGGACCGCGCAGTCTACGCGGTGCAGTCCGAGCTCCGTCCCGGCGTGTTCGACTTCTTCTATCCCCTGCCGAGGCTGAACCTGGCCACGTTCTATTCGGATGAGCTGCAGGGGTACGGATACGCGGATCTACTCAAGAAACCCAACTTCAGCCTGGGCGCGCTCAAAAGCCGGAGCAAGCTGCCCAAGAAGGCCATGCGGGACACCGCCGGATGGTTCCCGCACGTGGTGACCGACGGCATGGGACGCGCCTCGATCACCGTGGATCTGCCCGCAAACGTCACCGAATGGCTGGTCACGGCCATCGCGGCGGACAAGACGGGGAGAGTCGGCGAAGCGACGGGAAGATTCCGAACGGTCACGGACATCCTCCGGGAGGTGATCGCTCCCCAGTTCCTGCGCCTGGGCGAAGAGGCGCTCGTGCACCTCAAAACCGTCAACCAGGCGGATCGGACCGTATCGCTCAAGACCAGGATCGAGCTCGACGGCGGCGTTTCCCTGAAACAGGGCAGGCAGGAGGAGGAATTCACGATTGAAAAACAGGGGGAACGGCTGTCGCCCCTGGTTCTCGAGGCCGCGGGTGGGCAAGGAACGGCGACGCTCCGGGTTGCTTCCGAGGCCAGGGAGGACATTCACGTGGGGGGCGCGGAAGAATTCGACATCCCGCTCCGGCCCGCATCGACGCGGCTGGTTTTCCCCGGCGTCGCGGACAAGGACCGGCTGATCGCCAGGCTTCCGAAAGCGGGGAAAGTCGGCGAAGTGAAGGTGCAGGTGGTCTCGGGCCTGCTGGGAGCGGCCTTGAACGCGGCCGCGGTCCTGGTCGCCTACCCTTACGGCTGCACCGAACAGCTCGTCCACTCCACCGTTCCCAACCTGGTGCTCATGGATCTCGTGCGGCGCGCGGGCCTCACCCGGGAGGACCTGGGGCCGCTTGCCGACGTCCTCTCACGGGCTGAATCCAACGCCGTGTTCGGCATAAGGAAATTGATCCGCAACCAGAAGACCGACGGCGGTTTCGGTCTCTGGCCCGCGGACCCCGAGCCGTCCATCGGGGTGACCGTGACGGCGCTCTACGCGCTCAAATTCGCCGGCGATCTGAAGGTCGAAGGGGCACAGGGCGCGTATTTCAAGGCGCTGGACTGGCTTCGGAACGCCAGGCGGGCGCCCGAATACAGGCGGCAGGGCGGCACGGTGGTCGGCTACGAACTGGCGAGACTTGCCGAGTTGCGTTTCTACGATTCCCAGTTCGAGGAACAGATCGCCTACGTGGAAAACCTCCTCGGAGACAAGACCGTGCCCGTGCCCGACCTGGTCAACGGGCTGGCCCTTTTCGCCGGATACAGGAAGAATTCCTGGTACCGTTTCAACGAGCGCTTCAAGGACAGCGGGGCCATGGAGGAACTGATCGAAAAGCTGAAGAAGGCGCTGGAAGCCTTCGACCCCGACGTGTATCTCAAAGCGGCGGGCGAGGACTGGGAGGCGATCGATTCCCTGGGTTTCGGGTTCGGGGTCCCGAGCATCGTCTCGGCCGCAATGGGCGTCATGGAGGAGCTCGACGCGCTCCCGCAGGAGCTCGAGGCCAAGCTCACGCGGATACTGCTCGCACGGATGAAAAACGGCTACTGGACGTCCACTTTCGACACGGCGCAGGTGATTTTCAACACGCGCAAGATCCTCGAAAAGCAGGCGCGAGCCGTCGCCGAAGAGGCGAAAACGGGGCGGCCCGCCCTCGTCGTGCGCAAAGCCGACGGACAGGTGCTGGGGGAGCTCGCCCGCATCCCGGCGGGTTTCGTGGGCACATTCGCCGACCCCGGGACTCCGGAACAGGTTTCGGAGCTACGATTGGAGGGCCTGGGGCCGACGGACTCCGCGTATTCCGCCACGGCCGTGGATGTTCCGTATGAGGCGACGGCGCCGGGGAGCACGGGCCTGAGCGTGGAACGCACGTTCCGGCGGATCACGCCGGGCGGCAGCGAACCGCTCGACCTGTCCAGGCCGCTCCGCAAGGGCGACACGGTGGTGAGCGAAATCCGGGTCCGACGCAACCCCGTTGAGGAAGTCACTTACATTCCCAGCCGGTTCCTGGTGATCGAGGACTCCGTTCCTTCGCTCGCCCGGCCCGTGGACGACGACCGGGTCGCCCTCGCGGACGCCGGCATCCGGCTCGAAAACGAAACGTACTGGGGCCTGGTGATGGACACGCAACGCCATCCCGACCGGACGGTCAGAATCGCCAAGGTCCTGCCGCGCGGCGAGATCACGATCTACCAGGTCTGGCAGGCGGCGTTCGGCGGCACGGCGGCCGTGCCGCCCGCGGTCGCCTTCGACATGTACGACGAAAGCGTCCGGGGGAACACGGGAGCGGGACGCATCCGCGTGGAGTAG
- a CDS encoding YaiI/YqxD family protein — MRIWVDADACPAPIKELIVRTARRLRIPAVFVANKFISIPDSACVSTVRVELGPEIVDEYIAKHAEPGDFTITQDIPLASVLVPKGVTVIDPRGELYTEENIRERLSIRNFMQDLREAGGITPGPRQFGQKEKQRFSDTLDREITKRFKLQGN, encoded by the coding sequence ATGAGGATCTGGGTCGATGCGGACGCCTGCCCGGCGCCGATCAAGGAATTGATCGTCAGAACGGCCCGGAGGCTGCGAATTCCCGCCGTTTTCGTCGCCAACAAGTTCATCAGCATCCCCGATTCTGCCTGTGTATCGACAGTCCGTGTCGAGCTGGGACCGGAAATCGTGGACGAATACATCGCGAAGCACGCTGAGCCGGGCGACTTTACCATCACCCAGGACATCCCCCTGGCATCGGTGCTCGTGCCTAAAGGGGTCACCGTCATTGACCCCAGGGGGGAGCTCTACACCGAGGAGAACATCCGGGAACGGCTGTCCATCAGGAATTTCATGCAGGATCTCCGGGAAGCCGGCGGGATCACTCCCGGCCCCCGACAGTTCGGCCAAAAAGAAAAGCAGCGCTTTTCCGACACCCTCGACCGGGAGATCACCAAGCGCTTTAAGCTCCAGGGAAATTGA
- a CDS encoding lysylphosphatidylglycerol synthase transmembrane domain-containing protein: protein MIGRTTRKRFWLAAIFGLLVFAYTLRQARMERLVQNMGEINLFWAFLALAASALSYICIGIVLQRLLRGVGHPLSFSSSFKISLLSCTMNYLMAVGGLSGVAAKVYLLSREKIPPSNTLSISIVHGFLTNTVAVVFIYLGFFFLYSEYKMGTAQKEFGIVVLIVAFLLTWITIQTLVHEAFRKVFWKFLLRSGLAVSLALKHPHWINEERAEAFFDNFNESMNLLMRKAGILLVPATFALLDWVLMFLCLKLSFMAVHYPVDSKSLLLGFSMGIFTSLFSLTPASIGIMEGSMAISFYWMGLDYESALLATLIYRLAYYFIPILVSLFFYKRFFPAPERVKPLSKAEPS from the coding sequence TTGATCGGTCGAACGACCCGCAAGAGATTCTGGTTGGCCGCAATCTTCGGTCTACTCGTGTTCGCGTACACCCTCAGACAGGCAAGAATGGAAAGACTCGTCCAGAACATGGGCGAGATCAACCTGTTCTGGGCCTTTCTCGCCCTGGCCGCCAGCGCCCTCAGCTACATCTGCATCGGCATCGTGCTTCAGCGCCTGCTCCGGGGCGTGGGGCATCCCCTGTCGTTTTCGTCGTCGTTCAAGATTTCCCTGCTCTCCTGCACCATGAACTACCTCATGGCCGTAGGCGGACTGAGCGGCGTGGCCGCCAAAGTCTACCTGCTGTCCAGGGAGAAGATTCCCCCGAGCAACACCCTGTCCATTTCCATCGTGCACGGGTTTCTCACCAACACGGTGGCGGTGGTGTTCATTTACCTGGGCTTTTTTTTCCTCTACAGCGAATACAAGATGGGCACGGCGCAGAAGGAATTCGGCATCGTGGTCCTGATCGTCGCATTTCTGCTCACCTGGATCACGATACAAACGCTGGTGCATGAAGCCTTCCGCAAGGTTTTCTGGAAGTTTCTGCTCAGGTCCGGCCTCGCCGTCAGCCTCGCGCTCAAGCATCCTCACTGGATCAACGAGGAGCGGGCGGAAGCCTTTTTCGACAACTTCAACGAAAGCATGAACCTGCTCATGAGGAAAGCCGGCATCCTGCTCGTTCCGGCAACGTTTGCCCTGCTGGACTGGGTGTTGATGTTCCTCTGCCTGAAGCTCTCGTTCATGGCGGTCCACTACCCGGTGGACAGCAAATCCCTGCTGCTGGGCTTTTCGATGGGAATCTTCACGTCGCTCTTCTCCCTCACCCCGGCATCCATCGGCATCATGGAAGGCTCCATGGCCATATCGTTCTACTGGATGGGCCTCGACTACGAGTCCGCCCTGCTGGCCACGCTGATTTACAGGCTGGCCTATTATTTCATCCCGATCCTGGTGAGCCTGTTCTTCTACAAACGCTTCTTCCCTGCCCCCGAACGGGTCAAACCCCTGAGCAAGGCGGAGCCTTCCTGA
- a CDS encoding epoxyqueuosine reductase: MNQRIEAPEVERQHEPLRDAIASVMGRWVSERPGDDYWRSPLVGVAAAEDPMFALLPRVVDPEHAMPGDLLSGARSVIVFFLPFRREVGNANDASGRMAARGWAEAYVATNSLIGEICLRLSDHLADAGHRSAVTPATHNFDAVKLVSLWSHKHLGYIAGLGTFGIHHMLITSAGCCGRLGSVVTTMPLPPTSRPDREFCLEKAGIECSACVPKCMRDALGAEPFDRRACYAQCLENDKHHADLPLVDVCGKCACGVPCSHEAPNLP, translated from the coding sequence ATGAATCAAAGGATTGAAGCGCCGGAAGTCGAGCGGCAGCACGAGCCGTTGCGGGACGCGATCGCATCCGTCATGGGCCGATGGGTGAGCGAGCGGCCCGGAGACGATTACTGGCGCTCTCCCCTGGTGGGGGTTGCCGCCGCCGAGGACCCGATGTTCGCCCTGCTGCCGCGGGTGGTCGACCCCGAACACGCCATGCCCGGAGACCTGCTCTCCGGGGCGAGATCGGTGATTGTCTTCTTTCTGCCGTTTCGGCGGGAGGTTGGAAACGCCAACGACGCGTCCGGGCGGATGGCCGCGCGCGGCTGGGCTGAAGCTTACGTGGCGACGAACAGCCTTATCGGGGAAATATGCCTTCGCCTCTCCGACCATCTCGCCGATGCCGGGCATCGCTCAGCCGTAACGCCGGCCACGCACAACTTCGATGCGGTGAAGCTCGTGAGCCTCTGGTCCCACAAGCATCTCGGCTACATCGCCGGACTGGGCACCTTCGGGATACACCACATGCTCATCACGTCCGCCGGTTGCTGCGGAAGGCTTGGAAGCGTGGTCACCACCATGCCTTTGCCTCCGACCTCGAGGCCCGACCGGGAATTCTGCCTGGAAAAGGCGGGCATCGAGTGTTCGGCGTGCGTTCCCAAGTGCATGCGGGATGCCCTGGGCGCGGAACCCTTCGATCGCCGGGCCTGTTACGCGCAATGCCTTGAAAACGACAAGCATCATGCCGACCTGCCCCTGGTGGATGTGTGCGGCAAGTGCGCGTGCGGGGTGCCTTGCAGCCACGAAGCCCCGAACCTGCCGTGA
- a CDS encoding sirohydrochlorin cobaltochelatase, with protein MQTPWFLMSALMMLGPFASERSFVSGGGRDRPARRAILLVAFGTSVPEAQKSFDRIQDGVEAAFPGVEVRWAYTSRVIRAKAASRGRRLDSPETALAKLMDDGYTHVALLSLHVIPGKEFHELYRNARLFGDMAGGFEKIEIAMPLIASHEDTLRVARALIRRIPGERKPEDAVVFAGHGTGKHPADAVYGAMDRVLKEEARNVFVATVQGYPSIGDVVPKLAEQKVRRAWLIPFMTVAGDHVRNDISGDKPDSWKSLLAKNGIACETVFSGLGEYPEVVEVWIDHLREAYAKL; from the coding sequence ATGCAGACACCCTGGTTTTTGATGAGCGCCCTGATGATGCTGGGCCCGTTCGCTTCGGAAAGGAGCTTCGTCTCCGGCGGAGGGCGGGACCGGCCGGCCCGCCGGGCGATTCTCCTGGTGGCTTTCGGGACGAGCGTTCCGGAGGCGCAAAAGTCCTTTGACCGAATCCAGGACGGGGTGGAGGCCGCTTTCCCGGGCGTCGAGGTCAGGTGGGCTTACACATCCCGCGTCATCAGAGCGAAGGCCGCCTCCCGGGGGCGGCGCCTGGATTCGCCCGAGACCGCTCTTGCAAAGCTGATGGACGACGGATACACCCATGTCGCCCTGCTCTCTCTCCATGTGATTCCCGGAAAGGAATTCCACGAGTTGTACCGGAACGCCCGGCTCTTCGGGGATATGGCGGGTGGGTTCGAAAAGATCGAAATCGCCATGCCCCTCATCGCATCGCATGAGGACACGCTCCGCGTGGCGCGCGCGCTTATCCGGCGCATTCCCGGGGAACGAAAACCGGAGGACGCGGTTGTCTTCGCAGGTCACGGTACCGGGAAGCATCCGGCCGATGCGGTCTACGGGGCCATGGACCGCGTGTTGAAGGAAGAAGCCCGGAACGTCTTTGTGGCCACCGTGCAGGGATATCCGTCCATCGGGGACGTCGTCCCGAAACTGGCGGAACAAAAGGTCCGCAGGGCCTGGCTCATTCCCTTCATGACCGTGGCCGGAGACCATGTCCGCAACGATATTTCCGGCGACAAGCCCGACAGCTGGAAATCCCTGCTCGCAAAGAACGGGATCGCCTGCGAAACGGTTTTCTCGGGGCTTGGGGAATACCCGGAAGTCGTGGAGGTATGGATCGATCACCTGCGCGAAGCGTACGCGAAGCTGTGA